Part of the Yersinia hibernica genome, GTGCCTTACCGCTTTGAAGCCGGGACGCCAAATATTGCCGGGGTGATTGGGTTATCGGCTGTGCTCAGTTGGCTGGAACATATTGATTTGGACGAAGCTGAGATTTATAGCCAACACCTAGCGACATTGGCGGAGCATAAGCTGGCTAAATTACCGGGTTTTCGTAGTTTCCGTTGTCAGCAATCAAGCCTGCTGGCATTCACTTTTGATGGTGTTCACCATAGTGACTTAGTCACATTATTAGCAGAGCAGGGCATCGCGCTACGCGCCGGGCAGCATTGCGCACAGCCATTAATGGCGGCGTTGGGCGTCAGTGGTAGCCTGCGTGCTTCATTTGCAGCCTACAATACAGAAAATGATGTTGAAACACTGTGTATAGCGCTCGGCAAAGCACTGGAATTATTGCAAGATTAAGCACCTATAAAAAACTTACTAGATAAATATCAACTGGCTATAACACGAGAATATCATGATTGCTCCACACCCTTTTGGTCGCGATATCACGGCGACAAAGTTACTCGAGACTTTCAGTGCCCATAAACAGTGGGAAGATCGCTATCGCCAGTTAATCTTGCTGGCCAAGCAACTTCCGCCATTGCCAGAATCATTGAAACAAAATGAGCTGGAGCTGACGGGGTGTGAAAATCGAGTCTGGCTGGGGCATGAGTGCTTGCCGGATGGCCGCTTACATTTCTACGGTGACAGCGAAGGCCGCATTGTTCGTGGGTTGCTGGCGATTATTCTCACCGCGGTAGAGGGTAAAAAGCCACAGCAAATATTGGCCGAGGATCCTTTGGCATTGTTTGAACAGTTAGGATTACGCCAGCAATTAAGCACCTCGCGCGCCAGCGGTTTGCAGGCCTTAGCGCAAGGGGTGCAAGCAATTGCCGCCCAATATAGCTAGCCAATTGGCGGCAGCGATGGTTAACCGTAGCGTTAAGTGATTGGGTTAATCATGGTGACTATTGCCCCTGGCGAGCCGCTTTTGCCATCATTTTTTTCAATGCATGGGACACCGCAACAAAGCCAAAAGTGGCGGTGACCATCGTCGCCGAACCAAAACCTGAAGTACAATCCATCTTCTTCGGCCCTTCAGCTGTGCTGCGCGATGCACACACCGAGCCATCACTCTGCGGGTAAACTAATGGTTCGCTGGAGAAAACACAATCGATCCCCAGTTTGCCTTTGCTGTTTTTCACCACGTTGAAATCATTTTTCAGCCTTTCACGCAGCTTCGCCGCTAAAGGGTCCTGAATGGTTTTCGCCAAATCCACCACTTCAATGCGGGTCGGGTCGATTTGCCCACCAGCGCCTCCCGTCGTCACTACCGGGATTTTATAACGGCGGCAATAGGACAACAGGGCTGCTTTGGGGCGCACACTATCAATGGCATCAATAACATAGCTAAAGTTTTTATCTAAAAGCTCTGCAACATTATCCGCAGTAATAAAATCATCAATACAAGTTACTTGGCATTCCGGATTGATGGCCAGAATGCGTTCCGCCATAACCTCTGTTTTAGCCTGCCCAACATGGCTGCGTAAAGCATGAATTTGGCGATTGGTATTAGTGACGCAGACATCATCCATATCAATCAATGTAATCGCGCCAATCCCAGTACGGGCCAGTGCTTCTGCCGCCCATGAACCCACACCACCAATACCGATAACGCAAACATGCGCCTGCGAAAAAAGTGCCAGTGCCTGCTGCCCATACAGGCGAGCAATACCGCCAAATCGCTGTTGGTAAGCTTCCGAATGGGCTGTGTTCATAGACTTGTTACCTTCATCACTGGATTACCTTTATAACAATACGAATACAAAAGCGGCCAGTTGGCCGCCTGAGAAAGAGTAAAATCAATCACATCAAACGGCCGGTTTACTGGCCCTGATTTTTCACCAATAGTGAAGCGCCATTACCGGATGACGCGGCGGTTTTGCCGCCTTGATAAGCGGTAAACAGTGGCCCGCTGCTTTGTGCATTTTTCAACACCCAAACCCGGCCATAGTGGTTGTAGAAACCGGCAGCTTGACCAGCTTCGTGGCCAATCCCCTGATAAATATCAAAATGCTGGCCTTTAATTGCGCCCCCGACATCCAGCGCCACCATTAGCCGCATCTGATAGTGCCCGGTGAATTTCCCCTTCTCGTCTAATAAGGGTACTTCGGCCAATAATGTAGTGCCCGCTGGGATCAGCGAACGGTCGGAGGCAACGGAGGCTTTAGCAATTAATGGGACGGCACTGGCCCCTTTCACCGGCGCGTACATTTCAGGTTTGAAGAAGACAAACGACGGATTTTGCTCTAATAACTCTCTAACTTCAGCTTCACTGTGTGTCTCTGCCCAATGGCGGATAGCTTGCATCGACATATCTGCTTTCGCCACTTCACCGCGGTCAATCAACACCTTACCGATACTGCGATAAGCATGGCCATTTTTACCGGCATAGCCGAAGAAAGTCAGTGGTCGTCCATCACCATAATCAACATAACCACTGCCCTGCACTTCCATCATAAAATTATCCACCAACGAATTGGTGTACGCGATAACTAATTTGCTGTTATCTAATGCGCCCGCATAGATAGCCGCCCGGTCTGGTAGCCGGCGCTTGCCTTTGGCGGGCATACGATAAAGTGGGTGGCGGAATTCACCTTGCGGGGTATAGCGGGCCTGAAGCACTGGGGTGTAATAACCGGTAAATTGCACATTACCGAAATTATCCACGCCCTCCATCTGATAGGCATTTAAGCCAAACAGACTTAATTTACTGGTATCTGCTCCGGCTAACATCCAATTTTCAACCGCATTGAATGTGCTGCTGTTGCGGTTATACAGACCCGGTGAAGATTGATTAATGACTTTCACCTGATCAGAGAAATCTTTGGCGTTGACTGGCTTACCTGTTGCGTGCGGCTCATTCACCAATTCCAGTGGATGTTCCAAACGCCCGTCTTTATATTGTTGCCCGCGATCAGTTGGCCGAGATTGGCAGCCAGCCAGAACAGCAATCATTATTCCACTCAGTAGGTATTTGCCCCAACGACTTGTCATTTCACGCCTTCTCTTACTTATTTTATCTACCGGCGAACGATAACAAACGCCTATAGATAAAGGAATCAGCATACAGAAAAAAATCCCTACCGCGCGGTGGGGAAAAAGGAAACAAATAGTTGATAAATTAATCGAAAAACCCTATTTACCTTAATTAAGTGGCAAAACTACTTGCAACAGATCTCATCCAGAGTATAGTGCGCTCAATCGGACGCGGGGTGGAGCAGCCTGGTAGCTCGTCGGGCTCATAACCCGAAGGTCGTCGGTTCAAATCCGGCCCCCGCAACCAATCGATACTGGCTACCAGCAGTATCAAATGTCGTTCGATAGTCTTGAAAGTTAAGACGAATTAGGTAAAATAGCGGTTCAGCAGTACAATATGTAGTGACGGACGCGGGGTGGAGCAGCCTGGTAGCTCGTCGGGCTCATAACCCGAAGGTCGTCGGTTCAAATCCGGCCCCCGCAACCAATTACATAAATAAGTCATAAAAAGTCAGATAGAAAATAGCATTAAGACGGACGCGGGGTGGAGCAGCCTGGTAGCTCGTCGGGCTCATAACCCGAAGGTCGTCGGTTCAAATCCGGCCCCCGCAACCAATTATTCAGCATTTTTTATCACCATAAAGCACCCTCAAGGGTGTTTTTTTGTTTCTGGCTTTCTCATTATCTCAAGCCCTGACCAGCAAGGGCTATTCTGCCCCTGCTGATATCAATCAATCTGACTAAACTCGAGCCACCGCCCCGCCATTCGCAAAATAGGCCTTGATACCCGCAAAGATGGATTCAGCAACTTGCTGCTGGAAATGGCTGGTTCGCAATTTCCTCTCTTCCTCCAAATTACTAATAAACGCGGTTTCGACCAAAATTGATGGAATATCAGGGGCTTTCAATACTGCGAAGCCCGCCTGATCAACCCGATTCTTGTGCAGTTTATTAATCTTCCCCATGCGGTTCAGCACTTCTTTACCAAATTTCAAGCTGTCATTGATAGTGGCGGTTTGCAGCAAATCAATCATTGTGTGGTCAAGATAGCGATCCCCACTCTTGCTCACCCCACCAATCTGGTCCGCCTCATTCTGTGTTTGTGCCAAAAAGCGTGCCGCCGTACTGGTTGCCCCTTTGGTCGATAATGCAAAAACTGAAGAGCCTCTGGCAGCCTGGCTGGTAAAGGCATCGGCATGAATCGAAATGAATAAATCCGCACGTAGCTTGCGGGCTTTAGCGACCCGCACTTTCAGTGGAATAAAGACATCTTCATTGCGCGTCATAAATACCCGCATATTCGACTCTTTCTTAATCAGTGCCTGTAAGCGGCGGGCAATTTGCAGCACAATGTCTTTCTCACGGGTTTTATTTCGGCCAATAGCGCCAGGGTCTTCCCCACCGTGTCCGGGGTCTAGCATGATAATAATCGGCCTATCCCGCCCGGCCTTACCCGCTTTCGGCGCTTCTGCGGGCAACGTGCGCTCCACATTGCCTTTGTTGTAATCTTCCAATAATGCCAACAGCGGATCATCCTCAGCCGAGGTGGTGCCCTCTTGCGGATACAAATCGACAACTAAGCGGTTTTTGAATTCAGCAAAAGGCTTAAGGGTAAATAATTGTGGGCTGATGCTTTGCTTCAACTCCAGTACCAGCCGGACGGTATTTTTATCAAACTGCCCTATTCGCGCCTGTTTCAGATATGGATCACTGGACTGAACTTGCTTGGTCATCTCTTTCAACACGCTATTGAGATGCACACCTTCAATATCAACCACAATGCGATCCGGGTTCGTCAACGCGAATTGACGATACTTAAGCGGTGTATTGGATTCCAGTGTGACTCGGGTATAGGTTGAGGAGGGCCAAATCCTTACGGCAATAATGTGTGAAGCAGCTGCAAATCCAACCCGAGTGACACTCAGTAGCCAGGCTGCGGCGGCACCTTGTAGTAAACGGCGACGCCCAGAATTATGATTTGAATCTGCCATGTAACTCCAAAGTCACTACCAAAATATGAATAAAAATCGAACAAAAAAAATTTACGAGGAAAAACTTTAACGAATCGATCCCACGCTGTCATCAGAAAAACATTTTTATGTTATTCAATTTATTAATACGCATGTGCCATACATATGCATTTAATAGCAATTTCTTGCTTGCCATCTTGATCAAAAAAGAATAAAAATACAAAAATACCGAATAAAAATTCAAAGAGGGCTTGCCGTGAAGGAACGTAGTACTGAACTGGTTCAGGGATTTCGCCACTCAGTTCCCTATATCAATGCGCACCGCGGCAAGACATTTGTTGTCATGCTAGGGGGCGAGGCGATTGAGCATGAAAATTTCTCTAATATCGTCAACGATATAGGTTTGCTGCATAGCTTGGGGATCCGGCTGGTCGTGGTATACGGCGCCCGCCCACAAATCGACGCCAATTTGGCACAGCACCACTACGAGCCGCTCTATCACAAACATACCCGAGTCACCGATGCCCGGACGCTAGAAATGGTGAAGCAGGCTGCGGGCTTATTGCAGCTGGATATCACGGCAAGATTATCAATGAGTTTGAATAATACCCCACTCCAAGGCGCGCATATCAATGTGGTCAGCGGCAACTTTATCATTGCCCAACCCTTGGGTGTCGATGATGGTGTTGATTATTGTCATAGTGGCCGTATTCGTCGAATCGATGAGGATGCTATTCATCGCCAATTAGACAATGGCGCTATTGTGCTGCTGGGGCCGGTTGCGGTGTCAGTCACTGGCGAGAGTTTTAATCTGACCTCTGAAGAAGTTGCTACTCAGTTAGCAATCAAACTGAAAGCGGAAAAAATGATCGGTTTCTGCTCATCCCAAGGGGTGACAGACAATGAAGGCAATATTATTTCAGAACTGTTCCCCAATGATGCGCAAAAGCGAATTGAAGATTTGGAGCAGGAAGGCGATTACAACTCGGGGACGGTACGTTTTCTGCGTGGTGCAGTAAAAGCTTGCCGCAGTGGTGTGCGCCGCAGCCATTTACTGAGTTATCAAGAAGATGGAGCGCTGGTGCAAGAACTGTTCTCCCGCGATGGGATTGGTACCCAGATTGTAATGGAGAGTGCAGAGCAAGTTCGCCGCGCCACCATCAATGATATTGGCGGCATATTGGAGCTAATTCGCCCGCTGGAGCAACAAGGTATTTTGGTGCGCCGCTCACGTGAGCAGCTTGAGATGGAAATCGACAAATTCACCATTATTGAACGGGATAATCTGACTATCGCATGCGCGGCACTTTATCCATTCCCCGAAGAGCAAATCGGCGAAATGGCCTGTGTTGCGGTGCACCCGGATTATCGCAGCTCATCCCGAGGCGAAATGCTGTTAAAGCGGGTCGCCAATCAAGCTCG contains:
- the csdE gene encoding cysteine desulfurase sulfur acceptor subunit CsdE, whose amino-acid sequence is MIAPHPFGRDITATKLLETFSAHKQWEDRYRQLILLAKQLPPLPESLKQNELELTGCENRVWLGHECLPDGRLHFYGDSEGRIVRGLLAIILTAVEGKKPQQILAEDPLALFEQLGLRQQLSTSRASGLQALAQGVQAIAAQYS
- the tcdA gene encoding tRNA cyclic N6-threonylcarbamoyladenosine(37) synthase TcdA, whose amino-acid sequence is MNTAHSEAYQQRFGGIARLYGQQALALFSQAHVCVIGIGGVGSWAAEALARTGIGAITLIDMDDVCVTNTNRQIHALRSHVGQAKTEVMAERILAINPECQVTCIDDFITADNVAELLDKNFSYVIDAIDSVRPKAALLSYCRRYKIPVVTTGGAGGQIDPTRIEVVDLAKTIQDPLAAKLRERLKNDFNVVKNSKGKLGIDCVFSSEPLVYPQSDGSVCASRSTAEGPKKMDCTSGFGSATMVTATFGFVAVSHALKKMMAKAARQGQ
- the mltA gene encoding murein transglycosylase A, producing the protein MTSRWGKYLLSGIMIAVLAGCQSRPTDRGQQYKDGRLEHPLELVNEPHATGKPVNAKDFSDQVKVINQSSPGLYNRNSSTFNAVENWMLAGADTSKLSLFGLNAYQMEGVDNFGNVQFTGYYTPVLQARYTPQGEFRHPLYRMPAKGKRRLPDRAAIYAGALDNSKLVIAYTNSLVDNFMMEVQGSGYVDYGDGRPLTFFGYAGKNGHAYRSIGKVLIDRGEVAKADMSMQAIRHWAETHSEAEVRELLEQNPSFVFFKPEMYAPVKGASAVPLIAKASVASDRSLIPAGTTLLAEVPLLDEKGKFTGHYQMRLMVALDVGGAIKGQHFDIYQGIGHEAGQAAGFYNHYGRVWVLKNAQSSGPLFTAYQGGKTAASSGNGASLLVKNQGQ
- the amiC gene encoding N-acetylmuramoyl-L-alanine amidase AmiC, giving the protein MADSNHNSGRRRLLQGAAAAWLLSVTRVGFAAASHIIAVRIWPSSTYTRVTLESNTPLKYRQFALTNPDRIVVDIEGVHLNSVLKEMTKQVQSSDPYLKQARIGQFDKNTVRLVLELKQSISPQLFTLKPFAEFKNRLVVDLYPQEGTTSAEDDPLLALLEDYNKGNVERTLPAEAPKAGKAGRDRPIIIMLDPGHGGEDPGAIGRNKTREKDIVLQIARRLQALIKKESNMRVFMTRNEDVFIPLKVRVAKARKLRADLFISIHADAFTSQAARGSSVFALSTKGATSTAARFLAQTQNEADQIGGVSKSGDRYLDHTMIDLLQTATINDSLKFGKEVLNRMGKINKLHKNRVDQAGFAVLKAPDIPSILVETAFISNLEEERKLRTSHFQQQVAESIFAGIKAYFANGGAVARV
- the argA gene encoding amino-acid N-acetyltransferase, with translation MKERSTELVQGFRHSVPYINAHRGKTFVVMLGGEAIEHENFSNIVNDIGLLHSLGIRLVVVYGARPQIDANLAQHHYEPLYHKHTRVTDARTLEMVKQAAGLLQLDITARLSMSLNNTPLQGAHINVVSGNFIIAQPLGVDDGVDYCHSGRIRRIDEDAIHRQLDNGAIVLLGPVAVSVTGESFNLTSEEVATQLAIKLKAEKMIGFCSSQGVTDNEGNIISELFPNDAQKRIEDLEQEGDYNSGTVRFLRGAVKACRSGVRRSHLLSYQEDGALVQELFSRDGIGTQIVMESAEQVRRATINDIGGILELIRPLEQQGILVRRSREQLEMEIDKFTIIERDNLTIACAALYPFPEEQIGEMACVAVHPDYRSSSRGEMLLKRVANQARQMGLKKLFVLTTRSIHWFQERGFTPAEVEVLPIQKQELYNYQRRSKILLADL